The DNA region AAGTATTACAATGACAAGTTAGACAACACTATTTTAATAGAGAAAAAGGCCGCAGAATAGTTAACATGCCGCgtaaaatgctttgcgacatttcatccgtttgtacgctctaagttcaaatttcaccgaggtccactttgagtttcattctttcggagttgataaaataagtaccagttgaacactagggtcaatataatcgaccttCCTTCTAACCCCAAATCCCtggccaaaatatgaaaccaatatacgTACTATTTTTAGTTGATTTGTTTTACActtatatctatgtaagtatatagttATGTACTGATCCATATATACTCTTGACCAGGTGATAATAGCGacagtgtatatctatatacccgACAGTTTCGGTTGCACACAGTTCACCTGTATAACAGAAGACGGAAATACAACGTAAGTAAACATATGTGATTTTAAcagtaaaatacaataaaaatataaagaaagtgaAAGTTAAATGACTAAAACGTAATTTCTGTGCACTGGTATTTTTATTTAAGTCATTTGTCTGGAGACAGGGATTTGTTATCCCTCTGTTTATGATGCTTTTTAATAGTTAGAATGCTTCCTATAAAACGAATATGTCACTTACAAAGAAACAAAGTTCCATAAGTGCTATTTTCATTATAACAATGGTGAGTGTAAAAGTTAGCTTATAACTTCATAATATTGTTTTAAGATTTTGCTTGGCAGACTCAAAACTTGAATTTTAGTCATTAGAGTTCTTGGGGTTTGTGGATATGTAAATGAATtagtgtgtacataaatgtaggTGCTCATGGAAATAAACTTGCAATTATCTCGTGGTTATGCATTTCACTTTAGTGCACACATATTTGTGCTTCGTtaatgtttatatctgtgtgcgtattcATGTGTTCCATATGTAAATGTAACAGTgaagaatatttgaaattttgcGAATcgggttgttgttttttcttagcAAAACCAGCATTTCTAAGCTTTTATGTTAATCTGTTATTCAGTGCATCTAAAATAGTAGGTACAAATGAAAGTCAATAATCTGGATATAAGAACTATAGAAGTTGTATCTATTTTCAATCTTAGACGAGTTATTCATCCACCGAGCAGTTGATGTCTACAAAAGTGTACTATTTTGCTCCCTAACCCGTTCAACGTTACCTGACTTATGTGTTTACATCAGGTTCCATCATTTTCCCTTATGATTAAAGCTATAGATACACTCTTTTTCTGTTGCGCCTTTAGTATGGCCGTTAGAACAATCCTTCATTTGGATTGGATTGTAAAAGACTTTTGCAAAAATGTCGTATCTCATGGGAAGGTAGTACCCTGCGAACATTTGTGGACAGTTACTGATGACATCGTGTACGTTGGTAGGCACAATTGATATTTTGGTTACGTGGGGGTGGTTACATGTAACCTAGTTAATCGGGGACTTAATAATTGTATTTGTTCCAGATTATCGAAGGCATTGGTACCATGTGCAATGCAAACTATTGTGTCAATGTTGCTCATATTCTCAAGCTTGCAGAATATGTACCAACACATAACTTGCAGAATATGTAGCCATGTTTCTCTACCAAATTCCTGCCTAGCTCCACTTGGTTCACATGGAGTAGCTGTATACACTCCAAGTATTACTGACTTGTCTCTTAGTATTCATACACGGATTTCCAGACCAAGGGTTCTAACAAAATCTACAAAGTGCAAGTTGATATCCTAAGTAGGCTACCGCCATAGTTTCGTTGGGTCAGAGTATGCGAGTCAACAAACCTAAGCCGGTACGAATGACagattgtatattttgtttttcatgattATTTTCGTAGTTATGGATGTTATAATGACACCAGGGCAGATCCTGAAGCAGAACCAAATGTGATACATTATAAATGTAACAAAGgctccatgaaaaaaactggaacTATGTGGTACACTAATGGAACATATAATGAAGGTACGTGGTATATTGTTTCGTATGTCAAGCTAAAAGCGAACCGATTCCGATAAAATTGCGAAAGAGTTAGAATATagacaggaataaaaaaaaaaagatccaaaGGTTTCATAATCACCGGACCTTTCAAATACTTTAGAAGACATAAATACATTGCAACCTAAAGTAACAATGCAAAGAAGTTCTTTTATTTTAGATAGAAGACCCCGTCCTCCTCAAGAAAAGATATGAACTAAACACACCTTGGCTTTACGGAAAACacaatatgaaattttaatcaaGTCAACATTACAAACAAGACGTTTAATTACCTACAACCTGCAATATGTGGCAATAAGAAATTGTTTCGAAAATTTAAAACTTGAAGATATCTACTGAGGAAGTAGAATAAAAGATAAGAACACTgcaaaagaatttattaaaatttgctaaaataataagGTGTTTTATTGTTTGAAACAGATACTTGACGCTGATGAAACCTGTGGATTCTGGGAAATGCCAAAACGAAAATTTAATAAAGCACACAAAAGTCAAGGATTTCAGAGCCTCTAAAGACTGGAAAGCTTAGTTGTCACTTGCAAATTGTAGCCTATATTTTTAAGCGCCTACGTTGTCGCAGGCACTCTTTAGGTTCTCCCAGCGCTCGACCTtatggaatattcttttctactctagacacatgttccgaaattttgggggaaggggccagtcaattagctCGACCAcaggtacttaacttatcaaccccgaaaggatgaaagacaaagtcaacctcggcggaatttgaactcagagcgtaaagacatacgaaatgccgctaagcatttcgcccggcgttctaacgtttctgccagctcgccgccttagacctTATGGTATATTGAAAATTTGATAtctggagggagggagggagggctaCATCAAAGTACTAGTAATCTTTTTCAAGTGAGTAtcttggagcaacgtgaattgatgttccttgctcgagaacacaacataTCGCCCAGTCCAAACGTCAATGAAACGAAATCGACGGCGGCTTATTTTTGGTCGTGCATTCACTATTCTTTGCATTTAATAACAGACTTTGTCTGTAGTGTTCTCAAGGGATGATAATAAGTTTTATACAGAAAAGCAGTAGCAGTGAGAGGAAGATCATAGATCTCGTCAGAAAGACACAAGTACTTTTGATGTCTTGATCGGTTTTACTTAAGGAAAAATCTGGTCCAGATTGGGGATTAAGACTTTGCCTTAATATGCAAGCcactaaaattataaaaagaaaaggagtCAGAATTCCTTTCTGAAAGTATTGTAATGCTGCAGAAAACTCTTTAGTAGAACCGCCTGTGCTTTGCATAAAGTTTGATAGGTCTTCATGATTGAAGGTGATGATGGTTATATGAATTATATCTGTGATACCgtaattcaacaaaatatataagGAGGTCCTTCTAGTGACACTGTAAAAATAGCTTGGAAATATTCACAAGTACAATTGATACTATTTACTTTGAAATTCTTTTCCTTGATTCTTGAAGAGCAAGGTTCTGCTATGATTCGTTAAGGTGTTTACAATGAGCTCAGTTCCTACACTGAGCTGTACAAAGAGACAATGCACATCAAACTATTTCTTCGCCTCTCAaataggtggtggtgatgatgaactaTACGAGAGAAGACAAAGTCCCTCATCACCCTAGAAACTCTCATTGCCCCCTCTCACAGAGCCATCGTTTTTATGATAAGAACATACcctatttatcttatttataattatttattcctaAAAGTAttcctcttcaaatgctttcatgTGTACATACAGTACCATGTCCTTTAGGAGTTgatattttcatgcataaaagTGGATGTGTTacgatttctttttcattttgtaaaCCTACATCGGTACCATTATCATCTTATAACATTCATATCAACGCGAAAATATGTTGCTTCGATTTACGTGTTTTCATGTCACAGCAAGTTTCGAGAACGCATTTCTTCCACAAAACGAGAaatttttgtacatatgtatgatgatTTCATTGACGCGCACctcatatatgttattttatctaATTCTTCAAATTTAAATCGTTTAAAATTGAAACCAAAGTTGTTCTACATTGAGTTGTAGAAGTGTAGTTTATTACCgtgaaataaaattatgtatatcaaGAACAAATTCTGTCATATTTGCATTGCAGTTGCCACCTTATTACTTCTACCTGGAGAAGATGCagtgaaaaatttattttcaagaaaTACACATCTTAATTTCGGATTTCCTTCTGTAGCATGCGTACTGGTCCTGcattttctgtctgtttcttGGGCGTCGGGAACAGCTGTTGCATGCGGCATCCTCGTCCCAGTTGTGTGAGTTGTCGTCTTTTGTCATAATATGATagtgttattaatattttgttctgCAGAGAATTTAAACCAATGTATTTAATCGCGTCTTCATTAACACATTGGCGGCTATCGGTAGAGTTTTCTGAGAGGTGTaaagaaagatatttttaaaCTGTATTTTTTGCAGTTACAATTTTGTTAGATAGTTGTATAATGGCTACTTCAATATGTTATGGTATGCAAAATGGTGGTTTAATAAGTTTGATATTTGGAAACTCACTCATGTTAGATGTTAGATGCTAAATTCTCACAATACCAATTAATATTTGGACAATATAGCTGACAATCATGAAATAGATTATACTAGTGTGCTGAGTTGTGTTATTTAAATCTATAAATACGTCACCTCATCTCATATGcttttatgcatgcacacatacacatgcatgtacgtacacacacacacgcatacacgcatacgcatgcacgcacatgcgtatatatatatataatatatatatatatatatatatatatatatatatatatatatgtattatgtatgtatatatatacacacacatatattaggagAGAAGATCTTTTTCTCAGAGTTAAGACTGAGAAAAGAACCTTTTTAGAAAGTCAAAAGACACTAACCTTTGGGAAGAGATTTTACAAAATGTGTGCGGGCTTCGTCTGCATGTCTCCTACAAATAATCATGGAAAAGCAAATAATCAACAGCTGAAAGTCACCATCAAATCGTAAGAAACTTCTAATCAAAGCAATATTTGCATCAGAGGAAGAAATGATATAAGTCACCAAATGCGGAGACCCCCAATGTGGGACATGTAATTTAATAAAACAGGGACCAACCAAAAATTTCAAGAATGGAAAAGAATTAAAGGCGAATGCAAATATGAACTGTAAAAGCAAAAACCTGATATATTGTATCACATGCCGACGATGCGACAAACATTATATTGGGAAACAGAAACGAAAGTAACCAACCGTGTAAATGTGCAGGCATCAAATAAAAATCCCGCACTTAGATGCATACCAAGTAGCGATCATCTGGACACCAGTGCACAAGGAACATTTACAATTTTCCCTcttcataaaataaatgaagagaacGACCTTCTCCAGAATgcaaaagaagaatatttcattAGATTTCTGAGTCCGAAACTAAACAGGAAATAGTCAACAACAATTTTACAGAAAAACAACTTCCACGTGCTTGAAAACGTTAAGTACTGAAAGCGCGTGCACACCTCTAAAATCAAAGCCCACACACAAAGGTTAGTGTCTTTCGACTTTCtaaaaggttcttctctcaaTCTTAACTCTTTGAAGAAAAAATTTCTCTCCAAATATTATAACAGAATCAAGCAATTTCCCAAACactctaaaacatatatatatatatatatatatatatatataatacagagttCATTTAAgcacattaagaggtatccatcataggactaccttacgttactagaaggaacagctaaagtgcAAACTACAAattagggaaaaaaaattttgaagggaatgaaaaatagaaatatttaccatctatttcctggaccagcGGTTTCAGActtctttaataaaaaatataatttgccaGGCGAAATCTTCGTCAACAGGTACGCCAAGATTAAACATACAAATGCGAAGCAAATCTAGCATGTGCCTGttgcttatacattttaatttttcaaatccaattaaaatgtataatcaagaggtgcatatatatatattgtggatgcacaatggccctgtggttagggcagcggactcacggtcgtgggatcgcggtttcgattcccagaccgggcgctgccagtgcttattgagcgaaaacacctaaagctccacgaggctccggcagggtctGGTGGCgaaccatgctgtactctttcaccacaactttctctcactctttcttcctgtttctgttgtacctgtatttcaaaggaccagccttgtcacacactgtgtcccgctgaatctctccgagaactacgttaagaagTACACATGTctatgaagtgctcagccacttgcacggtaATTTCAATAGCAGGCTTTGCTgttgttcggatcaactggaaccctagtCGCGGTAAACGACGGAGTTTCACGATGCATATATTACTATAAGTGATTCATACGACATGCGTTATATGCACTACTAAGTACATAAGTACGTTTATCGGTGCCTGATGAACGTACATGTGTACGTGAAACTATTAGTAATATGAAACAGTTATAGCAATATTAGCCTCTCATTAGACGGAGTACTCATTGATTTTTAACACAAATTAatttcgtattatatatatatatatatatatatatatatatatatataattatatatatatatatataatatataatatatatgaggaaatgaagaaaatgctgacaaaataatttaagtaagggagagtgtatttaattaggtgaacattctttttaccggttgcgcatttgtttaaaagagatattttcaagaaagatttcggaatgcaattttttttattatgtaaacaaatattaTGACTACATGTCTTTTAAGAGGAAAATGAGGAAAGTATGGTCAAAGGCTAAAGCAAATCATGGGCTGGGTTACAGTTTGAAGTTGTACGTATTCACCGGCCAAGTGCCCAGTGTTCTTGCAGTTATGCAAGGGGCGATTTATTACTGCAGGTGGCGATGGTTGATTGCTAATATTTCGAAATTTACGTCAGAAGTCGATAATCGAGAATCAAATAGAAATAACCCCGCGACAAAAAAATTCTGACACTTAATACAtcgtttattttcattattaatgttaCTAGATAACAACGTTAGAATGcttatataatcaatatttttaattattataatattctaATAATATGTTAATGTTGAGATTAGAgcagaaaaaacaaattttttttatgaaaaaattccagacaaaaatgtaaaaaataacatATTAGTACTGTATATATCTCCTTTTGATTTGAAATAACTTTAAACTCGAGTTTTTCATCGATTTATCAATTTTTAACATAGTCCATTGAAATTTGATTCCAAATTTggagtattttctttttgttgttctctATTTTTTGGTCGAATTTTCTATTCCTTTTATTTAGCCCAAATGTGTTAAAAGCATCACACATATCACATTGGATTCATATCCGGAGATTGTGCCGGACAatcagtaaattaattttatttgcagaaaaatatttcattgttgaagTATGACAGGGGGCATTGTCTTGCTGAAATATGTAGCTGTTTAGCCCCATTTTTATTGCTAATTTTTTAAGATTGTTTgctataatgtttatatatttaccagagttaattttttcttcaataaaacaTCATGTACCAAtgtcaaaataagaaaaacatccCCAGACCATAATTTTGCCACGTCCACACTTAACTATTGGgacagaatttgaatttttataatcatttgctatttttctgtatataatttttctttttggtgcATTATAAACTTCGAAGGAACACTCATATGAAAAAATGATTGATCTTCATCCTTCATCATTTATACCAACGAATATTTCCGATATTTCATATCTTTTGATTATGTTTTTTTGATTAAAAATGGTTTTTTCTTTGCTACTCTTCCAAATACACCATTCTTATTGAAATTGCGAGAAATAGTTCGCGGGGAAATTActttttagtaattttttcatTTCTACCGCCAGATCTTTAGCGGATTTTGCAAAATTAACTTTAGAAAGTTCGACCAATACTTTAACTTCGTTTGCATCCAGTAATGTCGGTCTTCCAGATCCACTTAGTCTACAATGGTTTTTCGTTAATGTAGTGTAATATGATAGAGTCTATAATATTTATTAGACTTGTAAAAAAACTACAATCAATTTATTCAGATATTAATTAAACTTCTCCTTCTAGTCGCTACATCCCTCATTCGCAAGGTTATTCAGGTAGGCAAGCCCGCCTCGTTCCCTTCGATGTACTGACAGGCACTGGGGATGTTGAAGACACTTATTTGGTGATAAATCTGGTTTATTTTTTGTCCAGTTCAAGCGTTCTTTTCCAAGGTTCAACTCTGTTCCTATAAAAAACAATCATTGTTTGTAGTAAGTGATTGGTTTGTATAGTGATTGATTGAATgtgttgtttttggttttgtttatagAATGAGGCAGTGACTGCGTGAAAATCTGACAATTctgggaagaaaaataaaaaaatgaaattcccgaaattaatgggaaaaaattatgttttCCTACATCATCTGCGTAGAGAGAGAATTCAGCACTCTTAATAGTATGAtcgaaaaaaagaacaaactaaACATAGAAGAAAGAGGATAAATTAGAATTACAATTACGAAAAAAGTAAATTTGAAGTTTTTGACGTACCCGGTTTTTGGAATAACGACCCAAAAAATTACATAAGTCATTTTATTTTCTACTGAAAatagttataaaataaattatatcatgtttaaataatttctgaagctatttctgattttggtgtATCTCACAAAACCTATTaagcaatgtaattttcttttcttttgaatcaTAAAAAACTTTCCTCCCATTCTTTTTTGAATCCCCTATTTTCTTGTACTATAATACGATACTGTTTAGGGACAACAGACATTAGACAATTTTCCACGTGaatgaattgaaatttaattttataacaattattaaaatttttttaatccaatCATTTATTTTTGCAGGGCCGCATTTAAGaattactgcttttgatcttctccAGTGCTAAGTTTTCGATCGTGAGAATATAACAGAGGTTAAAGCTGTCAGCCTCAATTACGCGCTGAGCAGGTTTTTGAGGTTCCATAGTATTCGGTTCAGAAACATTCTTGGTTTTAATGGGAGCTCTTTTTTGTCCTTTTGCGCTAACTTTCGGTACCATATCCACAAAAATagtctttaaaataaattgaCCTTTTATCCAAAGAGCTAAAATTAATTTggaattaaaagtgaaaatagTTCCAACCAGTCTTTACTATAATTTCCTGAATCGGTACCTCAAATAgtagttcttttttttaaatccactTCTTTTGACGTCCTGAACTCAACAGTACAATTGGTACCTCTAATAGACTTCCCTTTGGAATGTTCTCTAGTTTGGAAaagatcattattttaaaaaaacaaaaatattgtatttaaaataaaaatattcctaACTATAATTGCCAAATTAATCAAAATTGGACAAAGTTTATGAAACATTTTTTATCGCAAAATGAATTTTTACAATCtaagtaactatttatttttcgtATCAACGATGTGTTGATGTAATCTGTCCTCCGTGTTACTAAGACGGTGTTCGAGTACACCCACAGTCTACATAGTTATTTCCATATCCAACCTCTGTCAACATGTCCAGTTGTCCTGTTATTCTATCGAgagcctgttttatattcaagacAAAGTCAGAAAAATGTTCGTCTGTTTGTCCACCGTTGAGCTGTTTAACATGATTCTGAGGATCTTCATTTCTCGGAAGACTTTGATCCTCCGCAGCTGAACAATAGTCGGTCTCGTATTTTTTCATATTagtctcattttctttttcctgcaCTTTTTTAACCGCCAAATCAAAATTGGTTTTCCACAAAAAAAGTTGTTCGTCTGCCCCGCCTGTTGCAAAGTTTTGGCCGTCACATGAAAACTTGATTGCTGTGACCGAGTCCTTAAAGGTCACGTGTCTCAACAAACTTTGTGACCGTGGATTGTGTAGAAGAGTCTCCCTTCGATCAAATCTAAAACTTTGGCTGTTCCATCAGAGGAGGCAGTGATTAAATAGTTCCCGGAAGGGTGGAAGGAGATGTCGTTTACTGAGGCATTGTgcactaaaaataatttttaaataaaaaaccaGCATAGTTTTGAATTAGTTTATAACTACGAATGTCCCAGATCTTGACTGAACCATCGTCAATTCCTCCTCCAATAAAATACCCCCCAGGATGGAATCTGATTGATGTCCCTCGAGAGTTATCAAGACGGAAAGTCTGGACGGGGTCTTTGATAGCTCGATCCCACAGACGGACAGTCTTGTCGTCACTTACAGAAGCAAAACTACGGCTGTCTGGCGAAAAACTTAAATTTGTCAAAACTCATTACCTCGCTGACCTAACCCAATTCGAATGATGAATGTACGAGGATTGGAATCTCTGTCTGTGAGTTGTCCATATCTGTAAGAAGAACTCCTAGCTTATATACCTTGACTGACTTGTCGTCAGAACATGTGATAAAGCATTGCCCGTCGTGACTAAATTCGACATGTCGGACAGCAGCAGTGTGCCCGACAAAGCTTGTACTTTCACCTTTCCTACTAATGATATGATCGAGGTATACGCTGAAGGAATCCACAGTCTTACGGTCTTGTCCTTCGAAGAAGAGGCCAACAATGCTCCTGACGGAGAGAAGGAGACGCAAGTCGTGGAATCCTTAATAATCAGTCAATTTTAATACTTTGTGCCCAGCAAGTCTTATCACGTGTAGACGAGGATAGATTTTCCATAAAATTACTGCGGAGTCCAACGATGAGGAGGCAAGTTGTTTTCCATTTACATTAAAGTCAATTCCAGTTATTGTATCTCGATGTCCTGACAAACTTTGTTGTAAAAAGGGCGAGGACTCATCCTTCCAAATAATCTAATTAATTACTTGCACTGTCTTCATTTTCGCTATTTCCTAGCAAcaatttataattattctttaaaattagtaatattaaaaatattatttgtctTTATAGATGAGAGTCATTAAACTAAAACTCGCAGAGTACTTTGAAAGAATACAGTTGAAGACAAATTCCATGTTTTAACAAATATTTGACTTTATTCATTTTCAGATTATTAGTATTAAATATATCTGGGGTTTTTACATATGGCTACGAAGGCTGGTTTGGTACGGAGAAAGACTACTTTATCAAACAGTTAAAAAAGACAAGATGTATCGCATTGAAACTGCCTTACAgagtacaacttgacggaagGCTTGAAGACTTGCAAGAGTCCTTTGTGCCCACTATCCGGATGGTCCTGGAGAAAGGTTGTGTTGAGTAATTATAATTGGGTTGGCATGGAAGGAGACACTTCGTTGCTTTTTAAATCTTCCCGTTAAtgatttttccatgttatttgggTTTTCAGTTTTTTgtgaacaataaaaacaattcaaTCCAATAAATATATCTGGTTTCTAATAAAAAACGAGTTTCCTTTAACTAATCTACCTCAGTTGTAATATGATTCGATCAGTTATACCAAACTACTCATTTCAAAAAAGAACAATATAAACAGAACCATAAATTATAAACAGGGAAAACATGTTGGCATATAAATTGCCTCCCATGTCCAATATTGACAAATGTGATTCCTGATTTCACATCCTCGGTGCATTCCGACTTTTGTCATTACAAATAGTATTGCTACGGCAACCGAAAgtgacatttatttttcataaaaataacattactacaatagaattttttataaaaacttataaagtaATTTTCTACATTGCCAAATTTAAAGTTCCTACAAGATTCAGTGGGCCATAGAAGT from Octopus sinensis unplaced genomic scaffold, ASM634580v1 Contig17331, whole genome shotgun sequence includes:
- the LOC118761783 gene encoding uncharacterized protein LOC118761783 — encoded protein: MARMRKKLLFKMPKPIIARIIHCIEPIICMVIIATVYIYIPDSFGCTQFTCITEDGNTTYGCYNDTRADPEAEPNVIHYKCNKGSMKKTGTMWYTNGTYNEVATLLLLPGEDAVKNLFSRNTHLNFGFPSVACVLVLHFLSVSWASGTAVACGILVPVV